The nucleotide sequence ACAAATAATTTTTAGGAATTTGTTACAGATTATCATTTATCATTGAATGTTTTAAGAAGTTATAAGCATTAACTGTTTTACAATTGCACTATAATATTCACAAGAATATATAagcaaattgaataaaaatgttcaGATGTGTAAAATTATTGGTACATACCTTCCTATGTCACCTTCACAAATAATAAACACTGTTGCTAAAAACCAGTCAAATCCATCAAATTTTTTTGGTCTTTCATAATGTATAAATGCGTAACACTCGTTAATAAATTCTTGtagtttctttttcatttcaaCAGTATTTTTTAAAATGTTGTTTTGTTCGGCATAATGTAGAGCTAAGTTAATTCCATGTACCTCCTCTGCAAACCAAAAATCCGTATTTATTGAAAAACTCCCTTCCCATTGGAAATTTTCTACCCATTCTGCAGTAGGAATTGCTTTCTGCATCTGATCTAATAATTGTATTAATGTAGTGTTCTATAAGAGAATTGAATGTATTTAGTTCTAATTTATTTGACGAAATTATGAATATTAATTTTGAATTAAATCTTCACCTTTATTAAATCAGATGATTGCATATAGGCTGCTCTAACTTCTCCAATCCAGTCGCTGTCTAATAATCCACGTTTATTTTCTTTAAGAAAATAATCTAATTCTGTGCTATCATCATATTCTGAAGAATGCACCTGTATGTTCAACTTTGGAGTTGGTAATATTGACACATCATAATCCTCCAATTTACTTTGTTCTTCCTCATCCTCAAGTTCAATAAAATTTGCTTTAGATATAATTTTATGTCGTATTAAAGTATATTCATCAATAACTTCTTCTTTTGTATCCTCATTTTCACGTTCTTGTGAATTGGAGTTTTGAAGCTTtaacaaaatattctaaaaacaTTCATGTTATCAAAGAGTGCAAAGGAAGTAAAATCTCTTTGtcttttaaaatataatttagtaaTACCTGGAAGTTTAATAACTCTATTAAATATATGCGAATATTTAAATTCCAAATTACAGTCATTAATGACAAAAGTCCTAGATAATGATAATTAGAATCCGgatttattgcattttgaaaGAGTTCAAACAAGTTAAGTGGATAATTCTGTTCTTCATTGTTGCATAGGTCCTTTACATTGGTCATAAGGGCTGAGAAacctatatatttataattataatatttgaatactAATTTAATGAATGCTTATCATTATTCTATCATTATTCTTACATTTATAATTAAGAGAAAAGAATGCCAGTACATGTAAAAAAGAACGGATGCTTTCATGATCCCATGGATCaggaaaataatgtatatcttcTAATATTTTACATGTTTCTGAAAGCAAAGTCGACAAACTATGAGGTGCAAGATTTGTAAGTGTATTATAtcccaaatgaaaaaatgcagCAAGCGACACAAAATTAACCACTTCCATTGATGTCCATGACATTCTCAATGGCGCAATACATCCTGCAATTAGTTCATGAAACACTGATGATTCTTGAACAAGTGCTTTCAATCCAAATGGTACAGATACCATTTTAAGTAATAATGATATAACGGCGCTAAAAATGAAATCCTTTTTATACAATTGTATTTCTTTAACAAGTAAAACCTAAAAGAAATAGGAATTACCTATTTATCTGTTGaactttattttcattttcaaaatAGGATTTATCTAGCTTACTGTAAAAATGTGATACAGCAGGATAAAAGttcttttctattttatattgtacaatttcatatgtatcaaatatatcaaataacTTTTCTAGTACTTTAAATAATTTGAGGAGATATTCAGTATTCATTATAAAAAAGGGTTGTTTCAACATATTGGATGCTATTACTGTAATGTACATAGCAGGACACTTTGAAACATTACTTTCAAAGTTCACTGTATGCTCTTTGCATTCAGAGATAAGAAATTGTGAACCATCTGGTGTATCTAACATGTGTAAGATAATATTTAATGTATGTGgccatatttttatattattttcagatAAAGAAGGCAAATGGCATAGCGCGATATGATAAAATTCAGAATTACATAAAATTTTTGGCTTGTCTAAAATAATTTGTAAAGCATAACAAGAGATATCATACACGCCATGTAAAGTATCTGTAGACAATTTATTTAAAGCTTTTAGAGAAGCAGTTAGAAAGTCTGAAATTCCGAATGGCGTTCCAAAAATAGTTTCACTTAACAGTTTTCTGCCTGCCTCATATGCACAAAGTTGTGATACAAAGCATAAGCAATGAAGATAAGTTACTGTTTCTATTGTATTTCCATTAATAATTGCTTCCATTGGTTCATCACAAATCGAAATTGATACAAAATGAGGAGGATCTTCTAATCCTTTTCTcatattattcattatattttgtaatatgcTAGGTGATTTGCCTAATGCGATTAAAAAGAGTCTTCTAGTAGCAAGACTAACAATCCATTTTTTGCTCCAATTAGCACATGGATccaatatagaaataatattcaatatatttaatGTTTTAGATTGTACTGCATTACCAAATTCATGCGTGCTAAAAAATGTCATAAACTGCTCTATTAATTCTTCTGTAGATTTATCAGGATTTCTCACACATTTCAATCTTTCTTCGTGATATTGAAGTATCAAATGTATAATTCGAAATACTTTTTCGTGTAGgaaaaatttaaaattaattccaGTAAGCAGAGTAGGCAATATTTCAAATGTTTTTTGAGAATGATATTGAGCAGTAAATGCATCTAGTAAATTTATGTACACATCATGTGACTGCAAACATGTCAGCAACTTTGCATGAACTTGTAAACTGGCTTCGAAAATTGGTCTATTTTCATCTGTGAGACTATCTAATAGAGCCTTTTTAAGTGAATCCCACACTGTATTGTTATTTACATTTGACAAGTCATGTTTTAGTAAGACTTCGTAGGCAGCTAATCTAACGTGTGTAGGTTTATCGTTACTGATCTTATCAACAATAACATTATAGTATTCATCATTATTTAGTGGAGAATTCCAATCTTCGCTTGTTTGATCACTGAGGCAAGAAAGAGATGACTGTGGCCGAGATTCAGAAAATAATGTTGATGATGACCTTGAAGCAGATTGTTCAACAAGTGTAGCTCTCATTGAACTTATTAAAGCAGACATTTCTTTTGAATGTATGATTTCTTGAATaatgtcagtatattctatattttcttcTAATCCGTTTTGTATCTTTGTTTCAAACTCTTTTTTTAGGCACTTTTTCATCCATTTTTGGGTATTTGGAGAAATATTATGTTCCAtacttaaaaaattattaagataTATTTACAAAACCGTAACGACGAAAGCAGTAGTAAGAGTAACAATAGCAACTGTGAGTATTTGTGTAATGAATTCTTATGTTTTGATTTAGTTTCTATGACTACCAGTTGGGATGGATACGGGTACTATAAAGTATACTTAATGTGATATAACAATGTTCCAATTTCTTTATGATTATAAAGTACGTTTCATacttacaatatttatttacaatatatgagaaaaaataattcttccaaaatgaaattaatattttgctTATGTACAAATTATAGACATCTTATAAGATGCTTCATACAATCACAATAAATTTAATGTGTCATGcgaaatttgttcataataatatattctttaacGTGCACCTACTATAATATTTGGAGATTTTGATCGCAAAGCATAAATTCCTCCTTGCAAGGAACATACACCCATAACTCCACACTTTACGAGAAAATCTGCAAACTACACAAAATTTGTTAATTAGAATActtaattacttaaaatataatatcattatcAGGTATGTACCAAAGCATTATTTTGATCATGAGGCCCAATTATTACAACAATActgtttttattttctgcaattggtttagcctgtGGTCCTAAAGTCTCAATTTGAGTTTGAGACAGTTGTACACTTGTAAATGGAATGTTAATACTTCCTGCTGCGGCACCTCGTTCAAACCTATGAAAATAGATCAATGAGTATGTGCAAAAGCGTTTATCAACCGAGTTCTcttcttttataaaaatatgataCTTACTGTATATTATTACGTATATCAACAATTATTAATCTCTCAGGATTATTGTCTAACAAATTTAAGAAGTCATCAACACAAATCCTTGGCATTCTTTCAGTGCCTGGTTCGAGCTCTGACCAATTCACATCCTATGAGGAGGCAATACaatgtttttaaattttgaatattatgtaatataatacatGTTTTATCATATAGATAAGTGAATTTTATACCTTTGGTTGATTAAACTGATGTTTTCTGTAAGTAATGCTAGCTGGCGTGTTTTGATACATTGCCATAGAATCTTTAACACATAATTCTATGTCTATTTCAGGAAGATCAGAAAATAACAGAATGCATTCGTTAAAACCCGAAGTTAAAAGAGAGTCACGTAACTGTTTCAATATTGCTAGACCAACTAGAAGTGGAAATGAAGAATCCCCTAGTAAAAGTTTGTCCCATAAATGTAGTATTTTGTGAAGCGGAAATACATctataagaaaaatattttaatcaatatgttaatagaaaaatatttcaacaaCAGTTACAATATATAACTTACGTGAAAACATTGTTAAAAACCATGGTATAGCAAATAATTCTGGTACAAAGTTAATTGATCTGAGATGATTAGCCAATTGTGGGTCATGAAAAGCTAtaatttgcgaaaattttccTAAATATTCTTGTATGATAGCAGAATTATCTTTTAAAAAGAACTTATGAAGATATTTTGGTATGAATGCAGACAAGCATTCGAATGCTCTAGCTGCAAAGAGTGTAGTATGCATTAAATATGTAGaagaaaaatattgaatataatatatatttaatcttTTACCTTCGTTATTAAAGTTAAGGTATAGAAAAGGAGCTGTTAAAGAATCTAATCCTTGCCAATAAACATAATGAGGATTGTTTCGTACCCATGCTTTTAATAATCTTTGCAATCTTTCATGACCAGCACCAGATGATAATAATTCACTATATTGATGGCATCTTGGTATATCCACTTCTATCTAAGTAATTATTAATGTCCTTTACCACTGCAATGaatagtgtaacataatattcattcaAATTACCTGTCGATCTGTATGAGTGGGTGTTTCTTTATCAATCATATCGTAACGCTTTTGAATATCACCAGTAATGCCGAGTAATGCAGCCCAAACAGCTCCCCGAACAGGTGGTGGAATGTCTTTATGTGCTTCTTCTATAATTGCTTCTCTAGTAATTGGATAAACCTAAATTACAATGATTCATAAAATTTGTTATAAGTTACTAAAAACGTAAATATTTgttctttatattaaattaattatacattCGCAGCATTTATTGTACTTGTAGAGAATAAAGTAGAAAATGTTCAAATGATATAAATACCTGAAGCAATCtattatacaaaataattcTATAGAATTGATATTCagtatctctctctctaataATCAGAGGTAATTGGGAGGTAGCATCTGTTAAATCTTCTTGAGACTGTACACGCattctataacgaaaattaagaaaaaattgacaatttatgAACGAATAGAAATGGTTATTTTTGCTATACTTACTCATTTGTTAGCCATGGATAATTTGCTATGTATGGAATATGAGATAATCGTTGCCTAAGTGTATCGAGAGGAACTTTGATGACACGTAAATCAAGTAAGCTAGCAGTGTCTCTGTGTCCAAACATTTGACCCAAAAGTATAACTAGACTAAAAAGAATAGTTAATTAATCATTTTTCGTATCATATATGTTCTTTGgaatatatttacaaaatttttgtGAGTACTTTGGAATAGATAAGATAGGTGGCCTTGATCTAATAAGTCCTTGCTTTTTGAGTTCTACTGTAATGTCGCCACCTGCCAGTTGCCATAAATAATACAATTCATCCATTTTTCGAACaataacatttttgtaaagattTTCTTGCTTCTCCTTTTCATCctttattaaaaattcttcAAATATTGGCAATTTTAATAATTCCTCAGGTATTTTACGTTTTGAGGGATGAATTTGAAGGCAAGAATCTATAAATTCCTTCACTTTGACAGGTAACTCCTGCGATAATGAGTTAGAAATATGTTAtaagaataaaaaattgtaacaaagtacTAGCAAAAATAACAACCATATAATTGTTGTAGCAATTATTTTCTCTTGCCAGACGTTCAAATACAGAAGTTTCACAGTGTATCAAACTAAGAACTTTCCTCAAGCATTGAGATAATTTCACACCTGGCCATATTGGTCCCTTTAATAATAACTCTGCAATAATCATACCCAAAGACCAAGAATCTACTTTCAAACTACTAATGCCTGAACTTAAAAAGACTTCAGGTGCAGTATACTTTGGATGactagaaaaaaaaaaagaaattacatttgatgtatattatttaaatgtaaattatatttaaagtaAATACCCTATAGGAAAAGAAACATGTTTTCCACAGTCCGTCATATAATATAAACCATAATTATACAACTGTACGTGTCCACTTTTATTGATGAGTATGTTTTCAGGACTTAAATGTCTATGTACTAAACCTAATGTATTCATGTACTGTAAACCCAATAAGCATTGGAATGCTATTTTCATAATATCATCTgtatttaaattttccttaTAGCTTAATGGATCTCCATTGTATTCTGTCACTACAACTATCCTttctataaaataaattaaattacatcATATTAATATACCTTATcgaatttcataaaatttaattccaatgtataatttataaatgTAATTACCATGTTTACTCCTTATTATATCAAGATAAGTTGATAAATTTGGATGATGAATAATTTTCAAGAACTGAGATTTCCCGTATATAGTTATCGAATTTGGTGTAAGAGGTAAACCATTACTACCGCATACTTCAATCGGGTGGCTCTGTGCAAAAAATGTCATTCCGCCAAAACAGCGTTCCTCATTTTCTAAGAGTGCTGGACACATTTCTAATTTTAAAGTAAACACCAATATTAGAAAATAATACGAATGAAATAGTGACTTGTTAATTTGATAAATTTGCAAACAtaaagcttttaaagattttaaTACAAAGAAATCTTCTTAAGTTACGTTAAaaatcgaaaaaagaaaatacaaatCATATATACTTACTCAATTTGTTaatatatacacatatgtatCTATGATTTCAAAACATAGATGGGTAAAAATTATTTCTCCCTCCCATTAACCTCGATGTTGTGTATATGATAACTACTAACTGTCATAGAGAGATACATACACCCTAAATTTTATTAGGCTCACAATTCctcataattaaatttatttatttacttatgttTTCCTTATAACAATAAATCTCATAGCATTCGCTACTAGAATAATTTGACAGCTCTCTGTTTATGTCATGAAACAAGATCTCAAATTACTTGACCAGATATGAAAGTCGAGTGCGCAGGGAATCCAGCACAGTGGCGTGGTGCGTCTACTGGGTGAACATCGTAATTCTGAATCCACGCCGCTGTGCGGGATTTTCTGCTTATGCGTTGCCTTGCGTAGTTGATTTTCTTGATTGTACATACTGGCCATGATCCAAGCAGTGTTGCCAGAGAATTGATGATGCGAGGGGAATCTCTTTGCCCTCCCCTTTTCCTGTGGCATAGGATATTGTCCACGCAATCGTTGACAAATTGAAGTTGAAGTAATAGAGGGGATACGTAGCAATAGCAGCACTACTAGATCATCACGGATGATACGTAGATCAGCTTTTTGACCATTACGCATCTTCACCACTTCGGTATCCTCGTATTCAaaactctctgtctctctgcttATGGACCATTGAGGGAGATGCGACGACTGGAGAGTCCCAAGCGCCATCAATTCCCTGGCATCACTGGGCCCAAGTCAACTCAAAACTATTTAACTTCCGTAATGTAGCTGTAAAGTACACTACTTTATAACCATAGTCCTGTGATACCCTTGTTCCCTTATGCCATGCCGTCACACAAGGCACCGTTCTTCAAGTCCATATACTGCAGCACAGAAATTTCGTTTCTACCTTACAGAATAGCCTCTAAAAACACAATGTAGAATGTTGCCGCGTGAGTTAAAAGAAACTGAAATGatgttaaatttatattttcatacatattttatttaaacagcAACGATTTAAATATTGTCAAAAAACCTTTAGAAAAtatctattatttcaaataatataatttatttttacgagatTACATATAATCGAACAAATTTAAACAGAAATGAAGAGAATAATAAAGAAGACGAAAACATAATAGCTTAAAATTGAACCTACATATTGCAAAAGTATAAAGCACACAATTAAATTCTAATAAGATTCAATAAACCAAGGATAATAACAGATTTTAGAAAGAAGTaagaaagtaaaaaaaaagtcagagaacatatacatatacatatacatatgtctATATTACAACCGAGGAGGTCTATATTACAACCGAGGAGGTCTATATTACCGATTGCCCAGGTCACGCGAGAAGGTTGTTGCTTTAGAGACctgaaagggagtcagaacgaagtcGGCATTGCCTTTGACTTTCTTTCTTACGAATATGCCGAATAATTATTGCGGACTAAAAGTGTGAATCAGAGAAAAAACCTCCGATTCACGAGGGACCAAAGCAGTGTAAAAGACTCTAATTCTTTTAGAGTTAGAAATATGATTAATATCACCACTGACTCCTCGTCACGATCGAGAAAAATTGACATATTTACTTTTCGGTACCAAAAGTTTATACAAATTTCTTCTATTAGCTGTGTTGTTCAGCACTCCCTCGGCTATTTAGCCATttaatttgttaacaaaaataactaACGGAATTCGGGATACCGAGTTTCTGTTAAAGCATGAACATGTCGATGAATTGTTACTTCTCGTTTGTTTTAGGATCTGATGTTTAAACAAGAATAAGTAACCGAATCCGGGATACAGAGAAACGTTTGAAGCCCGCAGCTGCAGCTTTCGATGTCTGGATCTGCTTGCAAAACTGACTCGTTTCCTTATATGTGTCTCGTGCAACTAATAAATGAAACAAACATATGAAACAATCTGCTCGTTATCCTATCGTTGTGCCATGAGCGAGATCAGAAGCGAGCGGAAAATCTGTCTAGGTTATTGCGAAGTGCAAACACTGAAGCAATCTTTTGTGCACACCTATATACGTTGTCCTACGTATATATGTACAGAGAACATATGTATAAAACGTGTATAGGAGATATACGTTAAAAGACATTACTAAGTGAGTTAACTTTCGAGAACGAGCGTGAAAGGTGTCAACGAAAGGAGGTCTCGCTACGCGATCGACATGGATACATCATTTTGTGCACCGTCGAAGTATAAAGGTTCGAGGTCTATTATATCATGTCACGTAATATTAAGTATCATAATTGCCACAGTCATTAAATTCGCTGTTATCTTGCTGTCGAGCATCGATATATCTTATGATCTCTGTGGTTCCACCGAAGATACGCCTAGTTATGGACCAAATAAATTCTGTCAGATACGCACGATATCATACCGCGAAATGCATCGAAAATTCTAATTACTCGTTTAAGAGTCTCCTTACTTCGTTGCTTTGATCATAAGACAATTTTGAGGAATTTTTTGAAGGGAGGGCATTGGGTATTGTACCTTCAAATTTGGCACACTTTATTAACTaacgtttgaaaaatgtacacaaATTTTTTAggcaataacaataatatatgtcAAACTTGCCGCAGCAGAAGTAAACGCGCTTGAAAGAAGTTTATTGCTGGCAAACATGATTCTAATTGTTCAGGTCTAAAAATTACAAAGTATTAAAAAGCtataaaatatttcttaatCTATTGGGTTAGCCactttcgtttttctttttagcATAGTGATATGCTATCgtataaattgaaaaatacgaaaattaataattaataataatttttattaataataataaaatatagtaataatagaggctaaaataatattttcagagTATAAAAGTGTTCAGGgaaatcgcctgcatttgttatTGTTGCCAGTATAGAGAAAATTGAATATTTGTTACAGCTACAGGTGATGCTTGCTAAGTTAGTGATTAAAAAATATTCTTAGAATACATAAACATTTAGGAAATTCTTTTACATCTATCATGCAGAGAAAGTTTATTTACAGTTGAAAATAAGTAGAACAAATTATTCTTGTTTCTTTCGACGTAAGGTACAATTAGAAACTAGGTACAATAAACATTAGAATTATCATCCGTAGGTAATTGCGGCGAACAGCTTGCGCGTTTTGCCATTGCACGGATTGGCGCTATCCGAGCTGTTTGAAGGCAACAGAAAATTCGTACCAAAATTTACATTGCTCCTTATGGAAGAATCGGCACGaatcatttattcgaatactcaatatttaatgataaaacgTAAAATCCTTTATAAATAATTCTTTCTAACTCGAATGTGTAGAAAGTTATAAGTAGAGTGCTAGAGATTTATTCTGAGCTTCCAGTAATAAAAATTCACACATTATGTCCGCGatgtaacaaaattaaaatttaaagaaGAACTCTATTACTTATCTAGGGACTGATTCGCGTCGAATTTAACATTGTATCTTGCGGCGATAGCGGTAAGAATCGTCTGTCCTCCATATTTGCAAtatcaaataaatttttttgCATAATATAGTTGCAAGAGAGTTTTCTAAACATTTCTGTCTCCTCAGAATATTTTTTACAGTTTTGAATACACTcctattttcttctttattactATTTCTTATTGGAAATGGAAACGGGTTCAAGTCTAGGCAAAATTGTTTAACGTTTCGtaatgtataatttttaattctttGATTTTACTTTCGAGACTTCTCTCAGTAAACTATGTTACGAACAATAGACTATGCTATGGTTCAGCTTAATCGTTGTACCATGAGCGAGATCAAAAGCGAGCGGAAAATCTGTCTAGGTTATTGCGAAGTGCACATTTgcaatactaaataaaattttttgcaTAATATAGTTGCAAGAGAGTTTTCTAAACATTTCTGTCTCCTCAGAATATTTTTTACTGTTTTAAATACACTcctattttcttctttattattatttcttattagaAATAGAAACGGATTCAAGTGTGGAAAAAATTGTTTAACGTTTCGTAaagtataattattaattctttGATTTTACTTTCGAGACTTCTCGCAGTGAACTATGTTACGAACAATAGACTATGCTATGGTACAGCTTAAGTTTTCTCAACGACTTTTAAATATCAGTCGTTTCAGATGAAGCAATATAAGATAAAAGTATTCCAGGATTGTATTGTGCTATCTTAAATCAAGAGTAGCAGAAGATTCGATATTATACTCTTGcgcaatattattgttattcttgCATTTTTTCCAAGCGACCCTTGACATTCAAATGGTCAGACCAAGCAAAATAGGCTTGCCGTTTAACCTGttatatttgaatcaaaaccgaTTAGCAGAGGGAATACAATTATAGTTTCATTGAATAATAGCACTTTATTGTACTTCGGTCTGTGTGTTGTCACCCGATGTGCGAACATTAGTATTCAGAAGAGTAGCTCCGTCTCTCGTGTGTCGGTTAGTTACGGGAAATTATTCGAATGGTATAACCAAAAgtgattttataatttaattagtagctgcgtttttttttactcAAATTTTACTCAAACATATTATTGCCTCGTATCAGCTATATCGTGCGAAAACATATTCGAAGAAAATAAGCGATGGATCGTGAAAGTAGAAGCTTCGAGCTTTAGAATGATCATGCTAAAGCATTCTTGTACGATCTTGTTTACAAAATTATAACATTTCGCGAATCTCTAGTGAACAGACTAATTGCCAGAAGAATACCGGTCGTCATCTTTAAAGCGAATTTTTActgaattaaatataatatataatttgtgCGAATTAATGATATATTTGGTTCAACGTTTACCGCGTTGGCTATACGAACAAAATTGTTATCGACCTAACGAGCAGAAATCCAGCTCTCCCTCGATTTCTTGGCGGTAATGGGATGGCGATTGATAAGGAATCGATTTCTGCTGGTCACTGTCTGGCTATCGTATAAATATAAAACCACCACCAGACGAGCATCATCGTCAGTTGTTGTGACACAATTGTCACAGAATCTTTTCCAGGGTTCATAACTAATCTTTGCGCTATAAGAATGGTGCACGTGAATGCCGCGGTAGTCCTGTTGTTGCTTTTCGTGATCGGCCTGTCGGTCGGGCTTGCGGTTAGCGCTACAACCTTCAAAGGAAGCGATGTCCTTGACACAGTACCAATTATCGACGGGTAAGTTGCCCTGTACATTACGTCAGATTGATAAAAATTCGGAATGCGCGCTGATAACAGCTAAATCGCGTTCGAGAACAGATTAATCGCACGAAAATTTCGATGATCCGTTTGTTACCGTGATCTGGATCACGTGCTTTCACGATTCAGGCATCAACGTTCCAATAGAATCGAAAACACGGTTTCATTCACGACCACGTTAATCCGTTCAGTGTTCGCTAAATAGACAAAAAAATATAGTGAAAGGAATATCCACTTTTCACATTATTTGTATGGTTTCATGTTATAAATTGTACCATTCgtaatttgtataattatttcGAAATTATATAATGTTTATGACAGATAACGTTTCTCATTAATACGATAATTTAAATAATGCGGTTCTAGCCCGTACGACGTACGCATTAAACACTTAAAGGATTAACATCGACCGATGCATAAAAGTATCTTTGACCATAAATGTTCTGAATAAGAGCTTAGAGCTAACGGACTAGTGCCGCTTTCCGGTCATTTTTAAGCCACAAATATCAACAGTTTTCCCACATGCGCTATTTTACTATTGCTAGAAGTGAATAGTGTATAAAtacgtaatatataatatgatagtatataaataatatattatataattattatatattatatatatataataatatatatataatatatatataataatatatatataatatatatataataatatatatataatattaaccgatatatttatataataatataaatatattggtTAAAGTGAATGAAAGGTGAGTGGCCCGTGGATGTTGACCTTTATACATGCCTGCAATCGTGAATTGATTAATGTTTCGAGCTGAATTGGAGTCAGCTTGTTGTACAGCTGAAGACTGTTAAACCGTCATAGTTTTCGTTGAAATGCGAAATATTGTCCACTGTTCGCTATACTAATAAGATACAACGTAATACAATTGATCGATAAAACACGTAAAGTACAGGAGCTTTCTATGATTTATGACATTTAGTTTAGCAGTCTCGATGTTATCTCAGCTACGTTCCGTTCCATTCGTATTCTTATCGTAATATCGGCTGTATATACAATCGGCTACTGCTATCGTTTGACAAATTAATTGGCTACTCTTTTACAATAAACGATAACATCGAGCAATCGAATCGAGCGATTCCATCACGATAGAAATTAATTACTTTCCCCGATGATAATCGCAAAAGTTAAATCTGAAATAGTCCGACGAAATTGATGCGTTGATTGTCGTGTTCGTAATTGTGGATATATATAATGCCAAAAAACGATCAGATTTTTATCTTACCTAA is from Megalopta genalis isolate 19385.01 chromosome 4, iyMegGena1_principal, whole genome shotgun sequence and encodes:
- the LOC143259289 gene encoding protein broad-minded isoform X2; amino-acid sequence: MEHNISPNTQKWMKKCLKKEFETKIQNGLEENIEYTDIIQEIIHSKEMSALISSMRATLVEQSASRSSSTLFSESRPQSSLSCLSDQTSEDWNSPLNNDEYYNVIVDKISNDKPTHVRLAAYEVLLKHDLSNVNNNTVWDSLKKALLDSLTDENRPIFEASLQVHAKLLTCLQSHDVYINLLDAFTAQYHSQKTFEILPTLLTGINFKFFLHEKVFRIIHLILQYHEERLKCVRNPDKSTEELIEQFMTFFSTHEFGNAVQSKTLNILNIISILDPCANWSKKWIVSLATRRLFLIALGKSPSILQNIMNNMRKGLEDPPHFVSISICDEPMEAIINGNTIETVTYLHCLCFVSQLCAYEAGRKLLSETIFGTPFGISDFLTASLKALNKLSTDTLHGVYDISCYALQIILDKPKILCNSEFYHIALCHLPSLSENNIKIWPHTLNIILHMLDTPDGSQFLISECKEHTVNFESNVSKCPAMYITVIASNMLKQPFFIMNTEYLLKLFKVLEKLFDIFDTYEIVQYKIEKNFYPAVSHFYSKLDKSYFENENKVQQINSAVISLLLKMVSVPFGLKALVQESSVFHELIAGCIAPLRMSWTSMEVVNFVSLAAFFHLGYNTLTNLAPHSLSTLLSETCKILEDIHYFPDPWDHESIRSFLHVLAFFSLNYKCFSALMTNVKDLCNNEEQNYPLNLFELFQNAINPDSNYHYLGLLSLMTVIWNLNIRIYLIELLNFQLQNSNSQERENEDTKEEVIDEYTLIRHKIISKANFIELEDEEEQSKLEDYDVSILPTPKLNIQVHSSEYDDSTELDYFLKENKRGLLDSDWIGEVRAAYMQSSDLIKNTTLIQLLDQMQKAIPTAEWVENFQWEGSFSINTDFWFAEEVHGINLALHYAEQNNILKNTVEMKKKLQEFINECYAFIHYERPKKFDGFDWFLATVFIICEGDIGRCKIFIQQLMKFPVIIFLWPNLGKIVDKNIQGECTTQFTFMQLLESIISNELPHVQFALKNTSGISWSLMCNLMISQCFWGILPWHQILHFFAICILHSPDYIIYYCISLLRYCQKTIMQNVTSGKLWPEYMMLGDYQSHKYIRFMDTLDKRYGNKLLPKLSAINFNSLGEI